A region from the Drosophila takahashii strain IR98-3 E-12201 chromosome 2L, DtakHiC1v2, whole genome shotgun sequence genome encodes:
- the LOC108066940 gene encoding uncharacterized protein, which yields MCRCCQNCWEDFYWNCFEERFCYDESIANYNPEDDEDYLASRKNGQIIGRIQPTSADNNNSLTVPQPICDQPQMRQGNSSLGLSLMSAKIHEEDYRRETQINVPNLGPEILAVFANSQIFQDHQPTKLNRISTKTYLAGIHSPNREMPTTPRLSDQDRLLRRLEGDATDARTGSAEKRITFTLAPSSAECSPSGSQTTLTPKKFEAIAEEEKEDDKAEEGEEVMEEVVLRPRLIDRHPHLLANPSGLTTTPKRILRSAKSVPHMNVRSSASETDIFSISGTMTGSSQISMTPEVPSISFSNLPKNYEDTPTIEKYRVSQSLYSIQTANAARATQDDYSMPRYFRRSAMLLTQSSEVLPGASSLGSMSLSMASSSASPGSSKDELRRPEKEKSKRLQLLRGNLPPLLIHSVSFKRNRDEGKQVD from the exons atgTGCCGCTGCTGTCAAAA CTGTTGGGAAGATTTCTACTGGAACTGCTTCGAGGAGCGTTTTTGCTACGACGAATCGATTG CTAACTATAACCCCGAGGACGATGAGGACTACCTGGCGTCCAGAAAGAATGGCCAGATTATTGGGCGTATACAGCCGACATCGGCGGATAATAACAATTCGCTGACGGTGCCCCAGCCGATTTGCGATCAGCCGCAAATGAGGCAGGGCAACTCGAGCTTGGGCCTGAGCCTAATGAG CGCCAAGATCCACGAGGAGGACTATCGTCGGGAGACCCAGATCAATGTGCCCAACCTGGGACCGGAGATATTGGCGGTGTTTGCCAATTCGCAGATCTTCCAGGACCATCAGCCCACCAAGCTGAACCGGATTAGCACAAAGACCTATCTGGCCGGGATCCACTCGCCGAATCGCGAGATGCCGACGACTCCGCGTCTCAGTGATCAGGATCGATTGCTGCGGCGTCTGGAAG GCGATGCCACGGATGCGAGAACTGGATCGGCAGAGAAGCGGATCACATTCACCTTGGCCCCCAGTTCCGCGGAATGCTCTCCTTCGGGAAGCCAGACGACACTTACCCCCAAGAAATTCGAGGCCATTgccgaggaggagaaggaggatgACAAGGCCGAGGAAGGGGAGGAGGTCATGGAGGAGGTGGTGCTGCGACCACGACTCATCGACCGCCATCCTCATCTTTTGGCCAATCCCAGTGGGCTGACCACCACGCCCAAGCGGATCCTTCGATCCGCCAAAAGCGTTCCGCACATGAATGTACGGTCGTCGGCCAGCGAAACGGACATATTCTCCATTAGCGGCACGATGACCGGAAGCAGCCAGATTAGCATGACGCCCGAGGTGCCCTCGATATCGTTTAGCAATCTGCCGAAGAACTACGAGGACACGCCCACCATCGAAAAGTACAGGGTATCCCAGAGTCTGTATTCCATCCAGACGGCCAATGCAGCGCGGGCCACCCAAGACGATTACTCGATGCCGCGCTATTTCCGTCGATCTGCCATGCTACTGACCCAGAGTTCCGAGGTTCTGCCCGGTGCCAGTTCATTGGGTTCCATGTCGCTATCGATGGCCTCTTCCTCTGCCTCTCCGGGGTCCTCCAAGGACGAACTGCGACGGCCCGAGAAGGAGAAGAGCAAGCGTCTCCAGTTGCTGCGCGGAAATCTGCCGCCCCTGCTCATCCACTCCGTGTCCTTCAAACGCAATCGTGACGAGGGGAAGCAGGTGGACTAG